The following DNA comes from Buttiauxella agrestis.
TCGAATTGACGATAACCATTGTTCACGGTTATCTGAGTGGGATAGTCAAAAATTGGCTGATGCAGCCGGAGAATCTCAATCTTTACGAGCAGGCTCCGGACGTTGTCGATAGCCTTATTGCGATGCTCACGAAATCTGCGTGAGTCTGTGATAAGTGTCGGATGACGCTGCGCTTATCCGACCTACCTGTTTCAGGGAGTGTTGCGTGGTGGATAAGCCGCAGGCGTCATCCACCACCAAAATATTACAAATCGTTGAACGTTCCCAGGCGATATCCACGCTCCGCAATCGCGTATTTAAGCGAAGGCGAGGTCAGCACATCCAGTTCCGCCAGACGCGGGTAACAGTACTTGCTGGCCAGTATCGTGTTATCAATAAAGGACGGGTGGCACATAATCTCCAGTGACTGCTCGCCGCGCGCTGTTGATCTTTCCAGGGTTTCGAGGAAAAGCGTTTCGGAAATGGCATCGCCATAAAAGCCGCTATCGAACCCTTTGGGAGTCTTCACACCAACACATTCAAGCTCAGCCGGTAACGCGGCATCGTAGTCGAAACGAATCGCCACGCCCTTCTCTTTGGCAAATGCTTCAACGATTGGATAAATCTGCGGGATCATATGCACGTGGTGGTGGCTGTCGAGATGCGTTGGCATGCGGCCAAACAACTCGATAAATCTCGCAAACTGGCATTCCAGCTCATGCTCAATTTCCGCCAGCACCAGGGAGCCTTCTTCGGCGCGCTGCCAAATCCATTTACCCAGTTCACCCTTTTCATCTACCAGGCCTGGCATAGCAGATAAAGGCCGACCTAGTGTCAACACAAAGTGCATGCCAATCGCCAAACCTGGATGTTTCGCACTCAGCGCCACCGCATGTTCAATACCTGAGGCGTTAACCATAGCGGTGGTCGAAGTCACAACCCCGTGGGTGAATGCGTCAATAATCCCGTAATTCTGAGCCTTACATAGCCCAAAATCATCCGCGTTAACAATTAATAACTTGTCCATTGTCGCCTCGCGAGGTGCCTTCCCTTTGCAGGGAAGGCTTCCGGTTATTTAAGTGCAGCAATCGCCTGTGCGAAGTTTGGCAGATTCGCTTCGTGCGCCAGCAGCAAGTCGCGAGCAATTTTCTCTGCGTCTTTATCAGAATGAATCAACGGGCTTAAGTTGAGCGCCAGCAGAA
Coding sequences within:
- the chbG gene encoding chitin disaccharide deacetylase, with translation MDKLLIVNADDFGLCKAQNYGIIDAFTHGVVTSTTAMVNASGIEHAVALSAKHPGLAIGMHFVLTLGRPLSAMPGLVDEKGELGKWIWQRAEEGSLVLAEIEHELECQFARFIELFGRMPTHLDSHHHVHMIPQIYPIVEAFAKEKGVAIRFDYDAALPAELECVGVKTPKGFDSGFYGDAISETLFLETLERSTARGEQSLEIMCHPSFIDNTILASKYCYPRLAELDVLTSPSLKYAIAERGYRLGTFNDL